One Novipirellula galeiformis DNA window includes the following coding sequences:
- a CDS encoding GntR family transcriptional regulator: MDQSLVTTSYQYIRDKLESGEFSAGKRLVNRTLAEEIGVSVIPVREAIIRLASEGLVDHVPNAGAFVRRANRQDLDNMYVLRDALESCAAAEAAKYITEDQLEEFDVIVGQFKQTAQHIARQAKGHSTKKQWNQWLDDEEQFHGLIIEASRNPLLAKVANDNRAVCAVFSAQRSEPQILTAEVAETTWQSKAELVEALRDRDANRARQLMSDHIQRGRKLVTEFLTRKKRRRV, from the coding sequence ATGGATCAAAGTCTCGTTACAACGTCATACCAATACATCCGTGACAAATTGGAGAGCGGCGAGTTCTCGGCTGGAAAGCGATTGGTCAATCGAACGCTGGCGGAAGAGATTGGGGTCAGTGTGATCCCGGTCCGCGAGGCAATTATTCGGCTCGCAAGCGAAGGTTTGGTCGACCACGTGCCCAACGCAGGGGCGTTTGTGCGTCGTGCCAATCGTCAGGATCTTGACAACATGTACGTGCTGCGAGACGCGTTAGAGAGTTGCGCTGCAGCCGAAGCGGCCAAGTACATTACGGAAGATCAACTCGAAGAATTTGACGTGATAGTGGGGCAATTTAAACAAACCGCTCAGCACATCGCTCGTCAAGCCAAAGGGCATAGCACAAAAAAACAGTGGAACCAATGGCTTGATGATGAAGAGCAGTTTCATGGTCTCATCATCGAAGCGTCGCGGAACCCCTTGCTGGCGAAGGTTGCCAATGATAACCGAGCGGTTTGTGCGGTCTTTTCGGCACAGCGATCTGAGCCGCAAATATTAACCGCCGAGGTTGCCGAAACCACTTGGCAATCCAAAGCCGAGTTGGTGGAAGCGTTGCGTGATCGCGATGCGAATCGTGCGCGTCAATTGATGAGTGACCATATCCAGCGAGGTCGCAAGCTGGTCACGGAATTTTTGACACGCAAGAAACGACGGCGAGTCTAA
- a CDS encoding HD domain-containing phosphohydrolase, with amino-acid sequence MNVLVVDDEAVARNAVAHVLRNAGWEVSTACNGIEALEVIESGHCQLVVCDREMPLMDGIELCHAVRQRRTGGYVYFLMLTSHDSPKDMIQGLGAGADDYIAKPFNPGELLMRVNTGRRIVALETRDLAVFMMAKLAESRDPDSGEHLERVRNYARSLAQQLYKKQEFASELDQCFIDLIYETSPLHDIGKVAIPDNILLKPGKLSDAEFGIMSGHTVEGAKTLQAALDQYPNARFLQMARDIAISHHEKFDGTGYPHGLAGEAIPLCGRIVAVADVYDALTSKRVYKDAYSHDVAKAIIVEGAGQHFDPRVVDAFLELESNFQTIRSRFADRLEVESCEESSGLVGSPSVTWSPVETQSCGHGW; translated from the coding sequence ATGAATGTTTTAGTTGTAGACGACGAAGCGGTCGCACGTAACGCGGTGGCTCATGTGCTCCGAAACGCCGGGTGGGAGGTCAGCACGGCATGCAATGGGATCGAAGCGCTCGAAGTGATTGAGAGCGGGCACTGCCAATTGGTCGTCTGCGATCGCGAAATGCCGTTGATGGATGGCATCGAGTTGTGTCACGCCGTGCGTCAACGTCGGACAGGCGGCTACGTCTATTTTTTAATGCTGACCAGCCACGATAGTCCAAAAGATATGATTCAAGGCTTGGGCGCCGGAGCTGATGATTACATCGCGAAGCCGTTCAATCCTGGTGAGTTGCTGATGCGTGTGAACACGGGACGCAGGATTGTCGCACTGGAAACTCGCGATTTGGCTGTCTTCATGATGGCGAAACTAGCGGAGTCCCGCGATCCCGATTCGGGAGAGCATCTCGAACGCGTTCGCAATTATGCGAGGTCCCTCGCCCAGCAGTTGTATAAGAAGCAGGAATTCGCATCGGAGTTGGATCAGTGCTTCATTGATTTGATTTACGAGACGAGCCCGTTACATGATATTGGCAAAGTTGCGATTCCCGACAATATATTGTTGAAACCGGGGAAGCTATCCGATGCAGAGTTTGGTATCATGAGCGGGCATACGGTCGAAGGGGCCAAAACGCTCCAGGCTGCATTGGATCAATACCCCAACGCAAGATTTCTGCAGATGGCTCGCGACATCGCGATATCACATCACGAGAAATTTGACGGTACGGGGTATCCCCATGGGCTCGCTGGTGAAGCGATACCGCTATGTGGACGGATCGTTGCCGTGGCCGATGTGTATGATGCGTTGACTTCGAAGCGAGTCTACAAGGACGCGTATTCTCACGACGTCGCAAAGGCGATCATTGTCGAGGGCGCCGGGCAGCACTTTGACCCGCGAGTCGTCGATGCATTTTTAGAACTGGAGAGCAATTTTCAGACGATTCGCTCGCGTTTCGCAGATCGGTTGGAAGTGGAATCTTGCGAAGAGAGTTCAGGACTTGTAGGTTCGCCGAGCGTGACTTGGAGCCCGGTTGAGACGCAGTCCTGTGGGCATGGGTGGTAA
- a CDS encoding PAS domain S-box protein, giving the protein MVACVQQAAAADASVPGSVCCVTQGAATTAALGREFHAEGPVTFFSKLVDTADFPARWYCGVWSSDVGWLHVASDVAIFAAYAAIPFVLLCFLLRRRDLPFPRVVWLFAAFILSCGLTHLIEAAIFWWPVYRLSGLVKAVTAIVSWMTVLMLARVLPEALNLPSAALLSKQIKKDKERLRFALEAGEIGVWEVDLSTHVISWDKTCCQIFDIDLETEVNMERIIAGIHPDDRERVQRALNASLQQGTAFDMQYRFLHRDGSVRHIRGQGKVLFGEDGKAETFTGVCLDFTKKQLLDDAILESENNFRTTFEQVAMGIAHVAPDGTWLRVNKGLCDIIGYTESELLRCTFQQITHPDDLDADLHKTNELLSGKIDSYSMEKRYLCKDGTHVWGNLTVSLVRDASGEPKHFISLIENVQGRKDAEAKLLQYTEQIQKLSLVASKTKHSVVISDAEGRIEWVNDAFTQLTGYRLDEVVGEYAGARLRGSDTDPATVALIEASVMRRESVAVEIVNYRKSGCRYWVDLKIDPVFNEQGELTQFIGTQVDITERKNAELELRKQQNRFARLLRSDIVGITMCRLSGEVEQANDEMLRMIGYSQQELDQGHLNWRELTPAELLPMDEEAIQELTMTGAVKPYGKELICKDGSRVPVFLGATLLDDEDDLILCFVLDASLQKASEAKLMGAKHAAEKASMAKSEFLAAMSHELRTPLNGVIGMTELLSETGLDARQQRFLNACQSSGKALMTLINDILDFSKIEAGRLELDEHPFDLLELLDDVMTSMPLRLDGKNVEVLYHLDHPSTLSLVGDSNRLRQILFNLIGNAIKFTAEGEVTLLAEPLQLSEREATIRFTIADTGIGIPRDRLDRLFRSFSQMDSSTSRQYGGSGLGLSISKGLVEAMGGAIGVKSEVGVGSQFWFTLSFERSDVPKLRERIEYDELHQLRVLVVEDNEESRKTLVSMMQGWEMSVVSAGNAEDALEQLRKSQSQGTPFDLALINMTLPDMNGCQLGQRLRADVACKEMLLILMAPIEQEIPAASNAVFDRHVRKPLGQSVLLSTIVDCCCKQPPLLASRDVSTVGGDGIETPVTHSDIRILVAEDNATNQLFVHEILRSQDWPCDFVGNGREAVEAAVNVDYDMILMDCQMPEVDGYDATRQIREREADGRLVGRLPILALTANAVKGDHERCLDAGMDDYISKPFHPDQLTDAINRFLRQDVDQPFESLENADRGHAVEPRILTPIDSETFFNRCMGDMEFASSLLDSFMEDGRDRFDEICAHAKRGDAVAAGAVAHGLKGIAGIVAAHDVQSVSAKVESAGKAGKIEVLRSLIDDLREVVDECLGYVPMVREQANQSAQNGGGK; this is encoded by the coding sequence ATGGTGGCTTGCGTACAACAAGCCGCCGCAGCCGACGCCAGCGTACCGGGAAGCGTTTGTTGCGTTACTCAGGGTGCTGCTACGACTGCCGCTTTGGGACGCGAATTTCACGCCGAAGGTCCCGTCACCTTCTTTTCGAAGTTGGTCGACACCGCCGATTTTCCAGCCCGTTGGTACTGTGGTGTGTGGTCGTCCGATGTGGGTTGGTTGCACGTTGCGTCGGATGTCGCGATTTTTGCAGCCTATGCGGCAATCCCGTTCGTCCTGCTCTGTTTTTTGTTGCGCCGGCGAGACCTCCCCTTTCCGCGCGTGGTTTGGCTCTTTGCCGCCTTCATTCTTTCTTGTGGGCTGACGCACTTAATCGAGGCTGCGATATTTTGGTGGCCGGTCTACCGGCTTTCGGGGCTGGTCAAGGCGGTTACTGCGATCGTCTCTTGGATGACGGTGCTGATGCTCGCTCGCGTGTTGCCCGAAGCACTGAATCTTCCCTCCGCCGCGCTGCTTTCGAAGCAGATAAAAAAGGACAAGGAGCGTCTTCGCTTTGCCTTGGAAGCGGGGGAAATTGGCGTTTGGGAGGTAGACCTCTCCACTCATGTGATTTCTTGGGACAAGACGTGTTGTCAGATTTTCGATATCGATCTGGAAACCGAGGTCAACATGGAGCGGATCATCGCAGGGATTCACCCCGACGATCGAGAACGTGTGCAACGGGCGTTGAATGCGAGTCTTCAGCAGGGAACGGCTTTTGATATGCAGTATCGCTTTCTCCATCGCGACGGATCGGTTCGCCACATTCGAGGACAAGGCAAGGTGCTGTTCGGAGAAGATGGCAAGGCGGAAACCTTTACCGGGGTTTGTCTCGATTTCACAAAAAAGCAATTGTTGGATGACGCAATTTTGGAAAGCGAAAACAACTTCCGAACCACCTTTGAGCAGGTCGCGATGGGGATCGCGCATGTCGCTCCGGATGGCACATGGTTGCGAGTCAACAAGGGGTTGTGTGACATCATCGGGTACACTGAGTCGGAGTTGCTCCGCTGTACATTCCAACAGATCACGCATCCCGATGACTTGGACGCGGATCTCCACAAGACGAATGAGTTATTGAGCGGCAAGATTGATTCGTACTCGATGGAAAAACGCTACCTGTGTAAAGATGGCACGCACGTTTGGGGCAACTTAACCGTTTCGTTGGTGCGTGACGCGAGCGGAGAACCCAAGCACTTTATTTCATTGATCGAGAATGTTCAGGGGCGAAAGGATGCGGAGGCAAAGTTGCTGCAATACACCGAGCAAATTCAAAAGCTTTCGCTGGTGGCGAGCAAAACAAAGCACTCCGTCGTGATCAGCGACGCGGAAGGTCGCATCGAGTGGGTCAACGATGCATTTACGCAATTGACCGGTTACCGCTTGGATGAAGTCGTCGGGGAATACGCGGGGGCTCGACTGCGAGGGTCTGATACCGATCCTGCTACGGTTGCCTTGATCGAAGCGTCTGTGATGCGCAGGGAAAGCGTCGCGGTAGAAATTGTGAACTATCGAAAATCAGGTTGCCGGTACTGGGTGGATTTGAAAATTGATCCCGTCTTCAACGAGCAGGGAGAGTTGACGCAGTTCATTGGAACGCAAGTGGATATCACGGAGCGAAAGAATGCGGAATTGGAATTGCGGAAACAGCAGAATCGATTTGCCCGGTTGCTGCGGTCGGATATCGTGGGCATCACGATGTGTCGTTTGAGTGGAGAGGTGGAACAGGCAAACGATGAGATGTTGCGGATGATTGGTTACTCTCAACAGGAGCTTGACCAGGGACATCTTAACTGGCGAGAACTCACCCCCGCCGAGCTGCTGCCCATGGACGAAGAAGCGATTCAAGAACTTACCATGACCGGGGCTGTCAAACCGTATGGAAAAGAGCTCATTTGCAAAGATGGATCCCGTGTACCCGTTTTCCTTGGTGCCACGCTGCTCGACGATGAAGACGATTTGATTTTGTGCTTCGTGTTGGATGCCTCGTTACAGAAAGCGTCAGAAGCAAAACTAATGGGGGCGAAACACGCGGCGGAAAAGGCCAGTATGGCCAAAAGTGAATTTCTTGCCGCGATGAGTCACGAACTGCGCACTCCGCTCAATGGGGTGATCGGAATGACGGAGTTGTTGTCCGAAACGGGACTCGACGCTCGCCAACAGCGATTCTTGAACGCATGTCAATCGAGCGGGAAGGCGCTGATGACGTTGATCAATGACATTCTCGATTTTTCCAAAATCGAGGCGGGGCGCCTCGAGTTGGACGAGCATCCCTTCGATCTGTTGGAGCTGCTCGATGATGTGATGACGTCCATGCCGCTACGGCTCGACGGCAAGAATGTCGAAGTGCTCTATCATTTGGATCATCCCTCCACACTATCGCTGGTAGGAGATAGCAATCGGTTGCGTCAAATCCTGTTCAACTTGATCGGTAACGCGATCAAGTTCACCGCGGAGGGCGAAGTGACGCTGCTCGCCGAACCGTTGCAGCTTTCCGAGCGCGAGGCGACCATTCGATTCACGATTGCTGATACCGGCATCGGGATCCCGCGAGATCGCTTGGACCGACTGTTTCGTTCGTTCTCGCAAATGGATAGTTCGACGAGTCGCCAATACGGCGGTTCCGGTCTCGGGCTCTCGATTAGCAAAGGACTTGTCGAAGCGATGGGGGGGGCGATTGGTGTGAAAAGCGAAGTCGGCGTGGGCTCGCAGTTTTGGTTCACGCTCTCCTTCGAACGATCCGATGTACCGAAATTACGTGAGCGAATCGAGTACGACGAATTGCACCAGCTGCGTGTGTTGGTCGTAGAAGACAACGAGGAATCTCGGAAAACGCTGGTCAGTATGATGCAGGGTTGGGAGATGAGTGTGGTCTCGGCCGGCAACGCGGAAGATGCCCTGGAGCAACTTCGCAAGTCACAATCGCAGGGAACGCCGTTTGATCTGGCGCTGATTAATATGACTCTTCCCGACATGAACGGTTGTCAATTAGGGCAACGTCTGCGAGCGGACGTGGCGTGCAAAGAGATGTTGCTTATTTTGATGGCGCCGATCGAGCAAGAGATCCCTGCCGCGTCAAACGCGGTGTTTGATCGCCATGTGCGAAAGCCGCTCGGCCAATCGGTGCTGTTGAGCACGATTGTCGATTGTTGTTGCAAGCAACCACCCTTGTTGGCCTCGCGCGATGTCTCGACGGTGGGTGGCGATGGGATTGAGACTCCTGTGACGCATTCGGATATCCGTATTTTGGTTGCGGAAGATAACGCCACCAATCAACTTTTTGTCCATGAAATCTTGAGGAGTCAGGATTGGCCTTGCGATTTTGTGGGCAACGGTCGAGAGGCGGTCGAGGCGGCCGTGAACGTGGATTACGACATGATCCTAATGGATTGTCAGATGCCTGAAGTGGATGGTTATGATGCCACTCGCCAGATTCGAGAGCGGGAAGCGGACGGGCGATTGGTGGGACGTCTGCCCATTCTTGCTCTGACCGCCAATGCGGTGAAGGGGGACCATGAACGCTGTTTGGACGCCGGCATGGATGATTACATCTCCAAACCGTTTCATCCCGATCAGCTCACCGATGCGATCAATCGATTCCTGCGTCAGGACGTGGACCAGCCGTTTGAATCGCTGGAAAATGCCGACCGGGGGCACGCGGTTGAACCTCGCATTCTGACACCAATTGATAGCGAGACATTCTTTAATCGCTGTATGGGCGACATGGAATTCGCGTCGTCGTTGCTCGATTCGTTTATGGAGGATGGTCGTGATCGCTTCGATGAGATTTGTGCTCATGCGAAACGAGGGGACGCCGTTGCCGCGGGAGCGGTGGCTCATGGCTTGAAAGGAATTGCGGGAATTGTTGCAGCGCACGATGTGCAGTCGGTCTCCGCAAAGGTCGAATCCGCAGGAAAAGCGGGCAAAATAGAGGTCTTGCGTAGCCTGATCGATGATCTGCGTGAGGTCGTCGATGAATGCTTGGGCTATGTCCCCATGGTGCGGGAACAAGCGAATCAATCAGCGCAGAACGGGGGCGGTAAATAA
- a CDS encoding HDOD domain-containing protein, with translation MSDQTTERFAIVVDDEGIVRKMMAFALRQEGFVCHAASDGEEAMQLIESREYHLVVTDLAMPHKNGHALAVELLARPNRPTIAVHTAIVEPKITKDLMNRGVDDIIFKPTDYAAFAAKIRGIVDRRLKSSASDSPRSTPANVATAEPVLGSADPAVDPSTADVPESQVGDKKTPPPAEDKASAIKSIDSLGVESLPFSQAALDVCRLACDDDSEADEIAEAIELEPTLMAELLRLGNSSFYNRSGRTMLSMEEIIVRIGRRHIGELALALNACSSMRDMIVPSLDVKLAWHRSLAAHVAIKQILSQRTSAQRSAGLMLSAAMHLLGRMVLAKKFPDDMATLTELAEQTGESLTVLERRTFSASQSEILARLLSNWQVPDDVIGPLRHFDTSYEQLVSLDRLDREDAELVKIAVLIGWLAVGKWDSWDAVEIPSPSVFRRHCNSSPSDLVHHTRAGLVEMLADLGETLPSLAADANAGHCIYRCLGERDVDFIRPLLPSLGLTTDADAGKDQPGTIVNCIDASSGQVQRFAASLEQRENLILGRNGEDEGLQRGASLLLLPCTFGKFTESTQSWRVSETRKTSDR, from the coding sequence ATGAGTGATCAAACGACAGAGCGATTTGCGATCGTCGTCGATGACGAAGGTATCGTAAGAAAGATGATGGCGTTTGCGTTGCGCCAGGAAGGCTTCGTGTGTCATGCGGCCAGTGATGGGGAGGAAGCGATGCAGTTGATTGAATCGCGCGAATACCATCTCGTGGTCACCGATTTGGCGATGCCGCACAAAAATGGTCATGCGCTCGCGGTTGAGTTGTTAGCTCGACCGAATCGCCCCACGATTGCGGTTCACACCGCGATCGTGGAACCCAAGATTACCAAGGATTTAATGAACCGGGGGGTGGATGACATTATCTTCAAGCCCACCGATTACGCTGCTTTTGCCGCGAAAATTCGAGGGATTGTCGATCGTCGTCTCAAGTCGTCGGCAAGCGACTCACCACGCTCGACGCCCGCGAACGTTGCGACGGCGGAACCGGTGCTGGGCTCGGCGGATCCCGCTGTGGACCCATCGACGGCGGACGTTCCCGAGAGCCAAGTGGGTGACAAAAAAACACCGCCTCCGGCGGAGGACAAGGCTTCGGCAATCAAGTCCATCGACTCATTGGGGGTCGAGTCGTTGCCCTTTTCTCAGGCGGCTCTCGACGTTTGCCGGCTGGCGTGCGACGACGATTCGGAGGCGGATGAGATCGCCGAGGCAATTGAGCTCGAGCCTACATTGATGGCCGAACTGCTGCGGTTAGGAAACAGTAGTTTTTACAATCGATCCGGCCGCACCATGTTGAGCATGGAAGAGATCATCGTTCGTATCGGACGACGTCATATCGGAGAACTGGCGCTTGCGCTCAATGCATGCTCGTCCATGCGTGACATGATTGTTCCTTCCTTGGATGTAAAGCTCGCATGGCATCGCAGTCTTGCGGCGCATGTGGCAATTAAACAGATCCTCTCTCAGAGAACGAGTGCCCAGCGTAGTGCCGGGCTGATGCTCAGTGCGGCGATGCATCTTCTCGGTCGCATGGTCCTTGCGAAAAAATTCCCAGACGACATGGCCACCTTGACCGAGTTGGCGGAGCAAACGGGTGAGTCGTTGACGGTCTTGGAGCGGCGAACGTTCTCGGCGAGTCAGTCGGAGATACTCGCACGACTATTGAGCAATTGGCAGGTTCCTGATGATGTCATCGGACCGCTACGGCACTTCGATACCTCCTACGAACAATTGGTATCGCTCGACCGGCTCGACCGCGAGGACGCGGAATTAGTCAAAATTGCCGTCTTAATCGGCTGGCTTGCGGTCGGTAAATGGGATTCGTGGGATGCGGTTGAAATTCCATCCCCCAGCGTTTTTCGGCGCCATTGCAATTCCTCGCCAAGCGACCTGGTCCACCACACGCGTGCGGGATTGGTCGAGATGCTAGCTGATCTCGGAGAGACGCTGCCGTCGCTTGCTGCGGATGCGAACGCAGGTCATTGCATTTACCGTTGCCTGGGGGAACGCGATGTCGATTTTATCCGTCCCCTGTTGCCGTCGCTTGGCTTGACGACGGATGCGGACGCTGGAAAGGATCAACCGGGCACGATCGTCAATTGCATCGACGCCTCGTCAGGACAGGTTCAGCGGTTCGCTGCGTCGCTAGAGCAGCGAGAGAATCTGATCTTAGGAAGAAACGGGGAAGACGAAGGGCTCCAGCGCGGCGCCTCGCTGCTCTTGCTGCCTTGTACCTTCGGGAAGTTCACCGAATCGACCCAATCGTGGAGAGTTTCTGAAACACGAAAGACGTCTGACCGTTGA
- a CDS encoding GGDEF domain-containing protein, whose protein sequence is MAVDPLNASSPDFDEAIAIAKKALLFIGKFKTPPTPAVYEVWYRFAAGADTAIGEQLSHAVHEAKSVTTQQLEDLHQQFCLAADPQLNSKIRDGLEHEMHGLQLAIERQVNAGEELGHSIDHTNRNLTSPNLTPQTVESCVAEMIVSNEKMRSQLESMKTQLQQSQAQISLLKQDLLDSQKATLIDPLTGVGNRRCFDKLMETAIRDRDSAAGTITALILVDLDEFKHINDSQGHAVGDSLLKFTAAKIQELPGNATVTRYGGDEFGAFLRVTQSGDALRFAEAICNTLATNRFTHKQSGQSLHRVTASIGVAILRPIDTPESWFHRADKMLYCAKQDGRNCARVERQLDCTIPE, encoded by the coding sequence GTGGCTGTGGACCCCTTGAACGCCTCGTCCCCCGACTTTGACGAAGCGATCGCGATCGCGAAAAAGGCTCTCCTGTTTATTGGGAAGTTTAAAACCCCTCCGACACCTGCTGTCTATGAGGTTTGGTATCGATTCGCCGCAGGTGCCGACACGGCGATTGGCGAACAACTCTCCCATGCGGTTCATGAAGCCAAATCGGTTACCACGCAGCAACTTGAGGACCTGCATCAACAATTCTGCCTTGCTGCAGATCCGCAGCTCAACAGCAAGATCCGCGACGGCCTCGAGCATGAGATGCATGGCTTGCAGCTCGCGATCGAACGCCAAGTGAATGCGGGCGAAGAGCTTGGACATTCAATCGATCATACCAACCGCAATTTGACATCTCCCAACCTCACGCCTCAGACAGTCGAGTCCTGCGTTGCCGAGATGATCGTAAGCAACGAAAAGATGCGATCACAACTCGAGAGCATGAAAACGCAACTGCAGCAGTCCCAAGCTCAAATCAGTTTACTAAAGCAAGATCTTCTCGACTCTCAGAAAGCGACTCTGATCGATCCGCTAACCGGAGTTGGCAACCGTCGTTGTTTTGACAAATTGATGGAGACCGCGATTCGAGATCGAGATTCGGCCGCAGGGACCATCACGGCGCTGATCCTGGTTGACCTCGACGAATTCAAACACATCAATGACAGCCAAGGTCATGCCGTAGGCGATAGTCTGCTAAAGTTCACCGCCGCGAAGATCCAGGAACTCCCGGGCAACGCCACGGTCACCCGCTATGGAGGCGATGAATTTGGTGCTTTCTTGCGCGTGACCCAATCGGGCGATGCCTTGCGTTTTGCGGAAGCGATCTGCAATACGCTGGCAACGAATCGTTTTACGCACAAGCAAAGTGGCCAATCGCTACACCGGGTGACCGCATCGATCGGCGTGGCAATCTTGCGTCCCATCGATACCCCAGAGAGTTGGTTTCATCGCGCTGACAAGATGCTTTACTGTGCGAAGCAAGATGGACGCAACTGTGCCCGCGTCGAACGTCAACTCGATTGCACGATTCCTGAGTGA